In Musa acuminata AAA Group cultivar baxijiao chromosome BXJ2-8, Cavendish_Baxijiao_AAA, whole genome shotgun sequence, one genomic interval encodes:
- the LOC135618712 gene encoding inactive protein kinase SELMODRAFT_444075-like isoform X1: protein MGGNSGRREMSSTPENVVVVAVRAEREISKTALAWALTHVVRPGDVVTLLAVLADREATGWRRWLLWGFPGFGGDRRSRERCPISASCSQMALQIDGRSEINVRIKVVGSDPNASGSSSSSSGDRGGGVVVAESKRVGANWVVLDKQLKQEEKHCMEELQCNIVVIKGSCAKVLRLNLGGIHNKPLPPFSLSSSSSSSHSPICSEKYLDKNSRLAKTASSPVEDAKKASPRPETKTVALSSNAAPTASFFVREHNPLFEKLHTGNLTPIEDVGSDGEGTADSEDNGGGSTGSTPLGLKLHYDALPSLSARGGYPGFHLASGPVAAQLRRAVYWIPQYHTPEKAQMNNATKATQKNPQTEKHLSGDHRLRSPGADQDCTTPYSSDVREAVSLFGSSPSVPPPLCSLCRHKAPVFGKPPRRFTYRQLQVATDGFADATFVAEGGGGRVHRGVLEDGRVVAVKRLKATSCGKAAAAEEEEEEEFCEEVEVLSRAQHRNVVMLVGFCVEGATKVLVYEYICNGSLDLHLYGQAQPPLDWIARMKTAVGVARGLRYLHEDCRVGFVVHKDMRPNNVLLTHDFEPLLGDFRLTRWQTETSRSVDTNVPEAFGYLAPEYIEHGIVTDKSDVYAFGVVLLELITGRRALDTNLPKGQQFLVEWARPLLSLASEDGQTIAVDRFLDPRLDLDQARFFSQELRAMARAASLCLRREPQSRPGMSKVLRILEGDSIVDQALDVSSVGSRSGRIIRPVLQPDMGISGSLSYRFPREAVASALCADRSWPTALYESM, encoded by the exons CGGGTTCGGCGGGGATCGGCGCAGCCGAGAAAGGTGTCCGATTTCGGCCTCCTGCTCCCAGATGGCGCTTCAAATCGATGGCCGCAGCGAG ATAAATGTGAGGATTAAGGTGGTGGGATCGGATCCAAATGCCTCAGgttcttcgtcttcgtcttccggCGACCGCGGCGGTGGCGTGGTGGTTGCGGAGTCAAAGAGAGTTGGTGCCAACTGGGTCGTACTCGACAA ACAGCTGAAGCAAGAGGAGAAGCATTGCATGGAGGAGCTGCAGTGCAACATAGTGGTGATAAAAGGGTCCTGCGCAAAAGTGCTCCGACTCAACCTGGGCGGCATCCACAACAAGCCGCTCCCTCCCTTctccttgtcttcttcttcttcttcttcgcattCTCCCATCTGTAGTGAGAAGTATCTGGACAAGAACTCTCGGCTGGCGAAGACCGCAAGCAGCCCTGTGGAGGATGCAAAGAAGGCTTCACCGCGTCCGGAGACCAAAACGGTGGCATTGAGCTCCAATGCCGCACCGACTGCTTCGTTCTTTGTCCGTGAACACAACCCTCTCTTCGAGAAGCTCCACACCGGGAATCTGACTCCTATTGAGGACGTGGGATCCGACGGTGAGGGCACAGCGGACTCGGAAGACAATGGGGGAGGAAGCACTGGTTCCACTCCTCTGGGGTTGAAGCTTCACTACGATGCAT TGCCTTCTTTGTCAGCTCGCGGAGGGTACCCGGGCTTCCACCTAGCGTCGGGGCCCGTGGCCGCACAACTCCGTCGAGCGGTCTACTGGATCCCTCAATACCACACACCAGAGAAAGCTCAGATGAACAATGCCACCAAAGCGACCCAGAAGAACCCGCAAACGGAGAAGCACTTGAGCGGTGACCACCGTCTGAGAAGCCCAGGGGCAGATCAGGACTGCACCACTCCCTACAGCTCCGACGTGAGGGAGGCGGTCTCCTTGTTCGGGAGCTCCCCGTCGGTGCCCCCTCCTCTGTGCTCCCTGTGCCGACACAAGGCCCCGGTCTTCGGGAAGCCGCCGAGGCGGTTCACGTACCGTCAGCTGCAGGTGGCCACCGACGGGTTCGCCGACGCGACCTTCGTGGCGGAAGGCGGCGGGGGACGCGTCCACAGAGGGGTCCTGGAGGACGGGCGGGTGGTGGCGGTGAAGCGGCTCAAGGCAACTAGCTGCGgcaaggcggcggcggcggaggaggaggaggaagaggagttctGCGAGGAGGTGGAGGTGTTGAGCCGGGCGCAGCACAGGAACGTGGTGATGCTGGTGGGCTTCTGCGTGGAAGGGGCGACGAAGGTGCTGGTATATGAATACATCTGCAATGGCTCCCTCGATCTCCATCTGTATG GGCAAGCACAGCCTCCATTGGATTGGATCGCAAGGATGAAGACGGCGGTGGGCGTGGCGAGAGGATTGAGATACCTGCATGAGGATTGCCGGGTGGGGTTCGTGGTCCACAAGGACATGCGCCCCAACAACGTTCTTCTCACCCACGACTTCGAGCCCCTG CTGGGGGACTTCAGGCTCACAAGATGGCAAACAGAGACATCTCGGTCCGTGGACACCAACGTCCCCGAAGCCTTCGG GTATCTGGCGCCGGAATACATCGAGCACGGGATCGTGACGGACAAATCGGATGTGTATGCCTTCGGGGTGGTGCTGCTGGAGCTCATCACCGGCAGAAGAGCACTGGACACCAACCTGCCCAAGGGTCAGCAGTTCCTGGTGGAGTGGGCGAGACCTCTTCTGTCGCTGGCGTCCGAAGATGGCCAAACGATCGCCGTCGACCGCTTCCTCGACCCGCGCCTGGACCTGGACCAAGCACGCTTCTTCTCCCAGGAGCTGCGTGCCATGGCACGCGCCGCTTCGCTGTGCCTTCGCCGAGAGCCGCAGTCCAGACCCGGCATGTCCAAG GTGCTGAGAATCCTGGAAGGAGACAGCATCGTGGATCAAGCTCTGGACGTTAGCTCCGTGGGCAGCAGAAGCGGCCGCATCATCCGTCCGGTTCTGCAACCAGACATGGGCATATCAGGCAGCCTGTCCTACAGGTTTCCTAGAGAGGCTGTCGCCAGTGCTCTCTGCGCTGACAGAAGCTGGCCTACTGCTCTTTACGAGAGCATGTAG
- the LOC135618714 gene encoding allene oxide synthase 2-like, producing MAEGAATSTATTLPVRDIPGDYGIPFASAIRDRLDFYYFQGQDKFFQTRVDKYHSTVVRLNVPPGPFMATDPRVIAVLDANSFPILFDVSKVEKKDVFTGTYMPSTSLTGGYRVCSYLDPSEPNHAKVKQLLFNILASRKDAVIPAFRTNFTALFETMESQVTAAGKSDFNKLNDNTSFDFLGEAYFGVRPSSTALGSTGPTKSTKWLFLQLCPLMTLGLPKILEELLLHTFPLPPLIAKCDYKALYKYFSSVAGSALDSAEKLGLKRDEACHNLLFATVFNSYGGMKVLLPGILGWLAKADKSLHVRLAKEIRSAVLFEGGKVTLNAVEKMDLTRSVVYEALRMDPPVKYQYGKAKQDLVIESHDAAFKVKKGEMLFGYQPFATRDPKVFDDADRFIGDRFLGDEGKKLIKYVVWSNGSETESPTVSNKQCPGKDFVVLVGRLLVVEFFLRYDTFTADVGTVLLGSQVTVTSLTKAAASSSDV from the coding sequence ATGGCCGAGGGTGCCGCGACTTCCACAGCCACGACTCTCCCCGTCAGAGACATCCCCGGCGACTACGGCATCCCCTTCGCCTCCGCCATACGCGATCGCCTCGACTTCTACTACTTCCAGGGGCAGGACAAGTTCTTCCAGACGCGGGTCGACAAATACCACTCCACCGTCGTCCGCCTAAACGTGCCACCGGGCCCGTTCATGGCCACCGACCCCCGGGTCATTGCCGTCCTTGACGCCAACAGCTTTCCTATTCTGTTCGACGTCTCCAAGGTGGAGAAGAAGGACGTCTTCACCGGTACCTACATGCCCTCCACCTCCCTCACCGGCGGGTACCGCGTCTGCTCCTACCTCGACCCATCCGAGCCCAACCACGCCAAGGTGAAGCAGCTCCTCTTTAACATCCTTGCCTCCCGCAAGGACGCCGTCATCCCGGCCTTCCGCACCAACTTCACCGCCTTGTTCGAGACGATGGAGTCGCAGGTCACCGCCGCCGGAAAGTCCGACTTCAACAAGCTCAACGATAACACTTCCTTCGACTTCCTCGGCGAGGCCTACTTCGGCGTCCGTCCCTCATCGACGGCTCTCGGCTCCACCGGCCCGACCAAGTCCACCAAGTGGCTCTTCCTCCAGTTGTGCCCCCTGATGACCCTCGGCCTCCCCAAGATCCTGGAGGAGCTGCTGCTCCACACCTTCCCCCTCCCGCCCCTCATCGCCAAGTGCGACTACAAGGCGCTGTACAAGTACTTCAGCAGCGTGGCCGGGAGCGCCCTCGACAGCGCCGAGAAGCTGGGTCTCAAGCGCGACGAGGCATGCCACAACCTCCTTTTCGCCACCGTCTTCAACTCCTACGGCGGCATGAAGGTGCTGCTCCCGGGGATCCTGGGCTGGCTGGCGAAAGCGGACAAGAGCCTCCACGTCCGTCTCGCCAAGGAGATCCGCAGCGCCGTGCTGTTCGAGGGCGGGAAGGTGACGCTCAACGCGGTGGAGAAGATGGATCTGACCCGATCGGTGGTGTACGAGGCGCTGCGCATGGACCCGCCGGTGAAGTACCAGTACGGCAAGGCGAAGCAGGACCTGGTGATCGAGAGCCACGACGCCGCCTTCAAGGTGAAGAAGGGGGAGATGCTCTTCGGGTACCAGCCGTTCGCCACCAGGGACCCCAAGGTGTTCGACGACGCGGACCGGTTCATCGGTGACCGCTTCCTGGGGGACGAGGGCAAGAAGCTGATCAAGTACGTGGTGTGGTCCAACGGGTCGGAGACGGAGAGCCCAACAGTATCGAACAAGCAATGCCCCGGGAAGGATTTTGTGGTGCTGGTGGGTCGCCTGCTGGTGGTGGAGTTCTTCCTCCGCTACGACACCTTCACCGCCGACGTAGGCACGGTACTGCTCGGGAGTCAGGTCACCGTCACCTCGTTGACCaaggccgccgcctcctcctccgacGTCTAG
- the LOC103993833 gene encoding exocyst complex component SEC3A-like, giving the protein MARSSADDLELRRACEAIIDGGGGKQKVVLSIRVAKSRGVWGKAGKLGRHMAKPRVLALTTKAKGQRTKAFLRVLKYSGGGILEPAKIYKLKHLSKLEVVQNDPSGCTFMLGFDNLRSQSVAPPQWTMRNKDDRNRILLCILNICKEILGRIPKVVGIDIVEMALWAKENTTAVGNQLSAEDGRDASAMIQSNAQVTVERDLVSQAEEEDMEALLGTYVMGIGEAEAFSERLKRELLALEAANVHSLMESESIIEEVLQGLEVATVCVEDMDVWLGIFNVKLRHMREDIESIESRNNKLELQSVSNKALIEELDILLERFEIPAEHEASLTGGSFDEDNMVKNIEACEWLTGALRNLEASSLDPCYARMRGIKEKRAELVLIKCTFVRRASEFLRNYFPSLVDLMLNDKNYFSQRGQLKRPDHADLRYKCRIYARLLLHIKSLDKNCLGPLRKAYCHSLNLLLRREAREFSNELRAGTKVTRSQIVWLEGPIPSNQTSNADSSTVSEAYSKMLTVFIPLLVDESSFFAHFMCFDVSALAPSDACADTDKTVSDSINECTPGKIVAQGNDSAELGILNECLRELLDGLQEDFCSIVDWAYKIDPLCCISMHGITERYLSGQKADTAGFVRLLLDELETRISMLFSRFVDDACYQIEKCERNARQMGVLPYIPRFAILASRMEQYIQGQARDLIDQAYTKIVSIMFVALERTAQIDPKYVDIVLLENYAAFQNSLYDLANVVPTLAKFYHQASESYEQACLRHVSMVIYIHFEKLFQFARRIEELMFNVAPEEIPFQIGMSKVDLRKMLKSSFSGLDKIINAMYRKLQKNITAEELLPSLWEKCKKEFLEKYGSFVQLVVRIYPNETVPSVIEMREALSNL; this is encoded by the exons ATGGCGAGGTCGAGCGCGGATGACCTGGAGCTGAGGCGGGCGTGCGAGGCGATcatcgacggcggcggcggcaagCAGAAGGTGGTGCTGTCGATCCGCGTCGCCAAGAGCCGCGGGGTCTGGGGCAAGGCCGGCAAATTGGGCCGTCACATGGCCAAACCCAGGGTCCTCGCCCTCACCA CCAAAGCAAAAGGTCAAAGGACTAAGGCTTTCCTTCGCGTTTTGAAATACTCTGGCGGAGGAATTCTTGAG CCCGCAAAAATATACAAATTAAAGCATCTTTCGAAATTGGAGGTCGTTCAAAATGATCCAAGTGGCTGCACCTTTATGCTG GGATTCGATAATCTTAGAAGCCAAAGTGTTGCTCCTCCTCAATGGACGATGAGGAACAAAGATGACAG GAACCGCATACTTCTGTGCATTTTAAACATTTGCAAGGAGATACTAGGACGGATTCCAAAAGTTGTCGGTATAGATATAGTGGAAATGGCTCTTTGGGCAAAG GAAAATACTACTGCAGTAGGTAATCAACTGAGTGCTGAGGATGGGCGAGATGCATCTGCTATGATTCAAAGCAATGCACAGGTTACTGTTGAAAGAGACCTGGTCTCACAAGCTGAAGAAGAGGACATGGAGGCCCTCCTTGGCAC GTATGTTATGGGAATTGGTGAAGCAGAAGCGTTTTCAGAAAGGTTGAAGAGGGAACTTCTGGCACTAGAAGCGGCAAATGTACATTCCCTTATGGAAAGTGAATCCATAATAGAAGAG GTATTGCAGGGACTAGAAGTAGCTACTGTATGCGTGGAGGATATGGATGTGTGGCTTGGCATTTTCAATGTGAAGCTCAGACACATGAGAGAGGATATAGAATCA ATAGAATCTCGAAACAATAAGTTGGAGTTGCAATCTGTGAGTAACAAGGCTCTTATTGAGGAGCTTGATATATTACTGGAACGTTTTGAAATCCCTGCTGAG CATGAGGCATCGCTTACAGGAGGCTCTTTCGATGAGGATAACATGGTTAAGAACATTGAGGCATGTGAATGGTTAACTGGTGCTTTACGTAATCTTGAAGCATCAAGTTTGGATCCATGCTATGCAAGAATGAGAGGT ATCAAGGAGAAACGTGCAGAACTTGTATTGATAAAGTGCACATTTGTTCGCCGAGCCTCAGAGTTCTTGCGGAACTACTTTCCTAGTTTGGTGGATTTAATGCTTAATGACAAGAACTATTTTTCTCAG CGTGGACAGTTGAAAAGACCTGACCATGCAGACCTAAGGTACAAGTGCAGGATATATGCAAGACTTTTGCTGCATATAAAG AGTCTTGACAAGAATTGTTTGGGCCCTTTAAGGAAAGCTTACTGTCATTCTCTAAATCTGCTGCTTCGTCGTGAG GCACGCGAATTTTCTAATGAACTTCGTGCTGGTACAAAGGTAACCAGAAGTCAGATAGTTTGGCTTGAAGGTCCGATACCCTCAAATCAGACATCAAATGCAGATTCTTCTACAGTTTCTGAAGCATACTCCAAGATGCTAACAGTTTTCATTCCTCTTCTTGTGGATGAG AGTTCTTTCTTTGCACACTTTATGTGCTTTGATGTTTCTGCTCTAGCTCCATCTGACGCATGTGCTGATACTGATAAAACCGTGTCTGACAGCATAAATGAATGCACCCCGGGAAAGATAGTTGCTCAAG GTAATGATTCTGCTGAGCTAGGAATTCTCAATGAATGTTTAAGAGAATTGCTTGATGGACTTCAG GAGGACTTCTGTTCAATTGTGGACTGGGCATACAAAATTGACCCTTTATGCTGCATTTCGATGCATGGGATCACGGAACGCTATCTTTCTGGCCAAAAAGCTGATACTGCTGGATTTGTGCGTCTATTACTTGATGAACTTGAGACCAGAATCTCTATGCTGTTCAGCAGG TTTGTTGATGATGCTTGTTATCAGATTGAGAAGTGTGAACGCAATGCACGACAAATGGGAGTTCTGCCTTACATACCAAG GTTTGCTATTCTTGCATCACGCATGGAGCAATATATCCAAGGACAGGCTAGGGATTTGATTGACCAGGCCTACACAAAAATT GTTAGCATCATGTTTGTTGCATTGGAGAGGACTGCACAAATTGACCCAAAATATGTTGATATTGTTCTTCTAGAAAATTATGCAGCTTTTCAAAACAG TTTGTATGATTTAGCCAATGTTGTACCAACACTTGCAAAATTTTACCACCAAGCTAGTGAATCCTATGAACAGGCTTGCCTTCGTCATGTTAGCATGGTCATCTATATA CATTTTGAAAAACTGTTTCAGTTTGCACGCAGAATTGAGGAATTGATGTTCAATGTTGCACCTGAGGAG ATTCCTTTCCAGATTGGAATGTCAAAAGTGGATCTCCGGAAAATGTTGAAATCTAGCTTCTCAGGG CTTGACAAGATCATCAATGCAATGTATCGGAAGTTGCAGAAAAATATAACTGCAGAAGAGTTGTTGCCTTCTTTATGGGAAAAATGCAAG AAGGAATTTTTGGAGAAGTATGGAAGTTTTGTTCAGCTAGTTGTCAGAATATACCCCAACGAGACGGTTCCCTCCGTCATAGAGATGAGGGAGGCTCTTAGTAATCTGTAG
- the LOC135618712 gene encoding inactive protein kinase SELMODRAFT_444075-like isoform X2, which translates to MGGNSGRREMSSTPENVVVVAVRAEREISKTALAWALTHVVRPGDVVTLLAVLADREATGWRRWLLWGFPGFGGDRRSRERCPISASCSQMALQIDGRSEINVRIKVVGSDPNASGSSSSSSGDRGGGVVVAESKRVGANWVVLDKQLKQEEKHCMEELQCNIVVIKGSCAKVLRLNLGGIHNKPLPPFSLSSSSSSSHSPICSEKYLDKNSRLAKTASSPVEDAKKASPRPETKTVALSSNAAPTASFFVREHNPLFEKLHTGNLTPIEDVGSDGEGTADSEDNGGGSTGSTPLGLKLHYDASRGGYPGFHLASGPVAAQLRRAVYWIPQYHTPEKAQMNNATKATQKNPQTEKHLSGDHRLRSPGADQDCTTPYSSDVREAVSLFGSSPSVPPPLCSLCRHKAPVFGKPPRRFTYRQLQVATDGFADATFVAEGGGGRVHRGVLEDGRVVAVKRLKATSCGKAAAAEEEEEEEFCEEVEVLSRAQHRNVVMLVGFCVEGATKVLVYEYICNGSLDLHLYGQAQPPLDWIARMKTAVGVARGLRYLHEDCRVGFVVHKDMRPNNVLLTHDFEPLLGDFRLTRWQTETSRSVDTNVPEAFGYLAPEYIEHGIVTDKSDVYAFGVVLLELITGRRALDTNLPKGQQFLVEWARPLLSLASEDGQTIAVDRFLDPRLDLDQARFFSQELRAMARAASLCLRREPQSRPGMSKVLRILEGDSIVDQALDVSSVGSRSGRIIRPVLQPDMGISGSLSYRFPREAVASALCADRSWPTALYESM; encoded by the exons CGGGTTCGGCGGGGATCGGCGCAGCCGAGAAAGGTGTCCGATTTCGGCCTCCTGCTCCCAGATGGCGCTTCAAATCGATGGCCGCAGCGAG ATAAATGTGAGGATTAAGGTGGTGGGATCGGATCCAAATGCCTCAGgttcttcgtcttcgtcttccggCGACCGCGGCGGTGGCGTGGTGGTTGCGGAGTCAAAGAGAGTTGGTGCCAACTGGGTCGTACTCGACAA ACAGCTGAAGCAAGAGGAGAAGCATTGCATGGAGGAGCTGCAGTGCAACATAGTGGTGATAAAAGGGTCCTGCGCAAAAGTGCTCCGACTCAACCTGGGCGGCATCCACAACAAGCCGCTCCCTCCCTTctccttgtcttcttcttcttcttcttcgcattCTCCCATCTGTAGTGAGAAGTATCTGGACAAGAACTCTCGGCTGGCGAAGACCGCAAGCAGCCCTGTGGAGGATGCAAAGAAGGCTTCACCGCGTCCGGAGACCAAAACGGTGGCATTGAGCTCCAATGCCGCACCGACTGCTTCGTTCTTTGTCCGTGAACACAACCCTCTCTTCGAGAAGCTCCACACCGGGAATCTGACTCCTATTGAGGACGTGGGATCCGACGGTGAGGGCACAGCGGACTCGGAAGACAATGGGGGAGGAAGCACTGGTTCCACTCCTCTGGGGTTGAAGCTTCACTACGATGCAT CTCGCGGAGGGTACCCGGGCTTCCACCTAGCGTCGGGGCCCGTGGCCGCACAACTCCGTCGAGCGGTCTACTGGATCCCTCAATACCACACACCAGAGAAAGCTCAGATGAACAATGCCACCAAAGCGACCCAGAAGAACCCGCAAACGGAGAAGCACTTGAGCGGTGACCACCGTCTGAGAAGCCCAGGGGCAGATCAGGACTGCACCACTCCCTACAGCTCCGACGTGAGGGAGGCGGTCTCCTTGTTCGGGAGCTCCCCGTCGGTGCCCCCTCCTCTGTGCTCCCTGTGCCGACACAAGGCCCCGGTCTTCGGGAAGCCGCCGAGGCGGTTCACGTACCGTCAGCTGCAGGTGGCCACCGACGGGTTCGCCGACGCGACCTTCGTGGCGGAAGGCGGCGGGGGACGCGTCCACAGAGGGGTCCTGGAGGACGGGCGGGTGGTGGCGGTGAAGCGGCTCAAGGCAACTAGCTGCGgcaaggcggcggcggcggaggaggaggaggaagaggagttctGCGAGGAGGTGGAGGTGTTGAGCCGGGCGCAGCACAGGAACGTGGTGATGCTGGTGGGCTTCTGCGTGGAAGGGGCGACGAAGGTGCTGGTATATGAATACATCTGCAATGGCTCCCTCGATCTCCATCTGTATG GGCAAGCACAGCCTCCATTGGATTGGATCGCAAGGATGAAGACGGCGGTGGGCGTGGCGAGAGGATTGAGATACCTGCATGAGGATTGCCGGGTGGGGTTCGTGGTCCACAAGGACATGCGCCCCAACAACGTTCTTCTCACCCACGACTTCGAGCCCCTG CTGGGGGACTTCAGGCTCACAAGATGGCAAACAGAGACATCTCGGTCCGTGGACACCAACGTCCCCGAAGCCTTCGG GTATCTGGCGCCGGAATACATCGAGCACGGGATCGTGACGGACAAATCGGATGTGTATGCCTTCGGGGTGGTGCTGCTGGAGCTCATCACCGGCAGAAGAGCACTGGACACCAACCTGCCCAAGGGTCAGCAGTTCCTGGTGGAGTGGGCGAGACCTCTTCTGTCGCTGGCGTCCGAAGATGGCCAAACGATCGCCGTCGACCGCTTCCTCGACCCGCGCCTGGACCTGGACCAAGCACGCTTCTTCTCCCAGGAGCTGCGTGCCATGGCACGCGCCGCTTCGCTGTGCCTTCGCCGAGAGCCGCAGTCCAGACCCGGCATGTCCAAG GTGCTGAGAATCCTGGAAGGAGACAGCATCGTGGATCAAGCTCTGGACGTTAGCTCCGTGGGCAGCAGAAGCGGCCGCATCATCCGTCCGGTTCTGCAACCAGACATGGGCATATCAGGCAGCCTGTCCTACAGGTTTCCTAGAGAGGCTGTCGCCAGTGCTCTCTGCGCTGACAGAAGCTGGCCTACTGCTCTTTACGAGAGCATGTAG
- the LOC135618715 gene encoding BTB/POZ domain-containing protein At5g66560-like, with protein MRSRSKDLVLHKEAAMAAGEKLGSKGQAWFCTTGLPSDIIVEVDGMSFHLHKFPLMAKSGRLQRLITEAEEHPNKAARRGQSKGDDEEEPQEEEGGGGGEIKEEEEEEGYQHISLADFPGNCEAFETAAKFCYGVKIDLSAWNVAPLRCVAEYLEMTEEVCEENLVARTERFLAQSVLPSIKQSIKTLKSCEDVLPVADDLGIAQRCVDAIAAGASVSDPASLFGWPINEGRRRGGGGGGSSSEQILWNGIETGLLRRRSGVRSSSFAAAASAGSWLEDLAILSLPMYRRVIAALKSRDLSSVAIEGSLISYAQQSIPGLFRSRRKHSSAPVASEPEQRELLETVIANLPPEKSSAAPAASAAATTKFLFGLLRTAHILHASEAARAALERKIASQLERATLDDLLIPSYSYLSETLYDVDCVERILAHYLDDLEAERAALAPAEAEGEAEGGVEVERRRAASLKLVGKLVDGYLAEIASDANLKVDKFYGLAVALPDDARVYHDGLYRAVDIYLKAHPRMREEEKERVCGVLDCGKLTLEACTHAAQNERLPLRAVVQVLFFEQLQLRRVIAGTLLVAEGEAAVPAAAGGEGGGAWRSAMRENQVLRLDMDSMRNRVQELERECSSMKKALSKLDEGGEGSGAAEGDEDGGRRRRRRFGCRFSTQVCDSHERNVVESRRPGRELSR; from the exons ATGAGGTCTCGGAGTAAGGATCTGGTTCTGCACAAGGAAGCAGCGATGGCGGCGGGCGAGAAGCTCGGTTCCAAGGGCCAAGCTTG GTTTTGCACCACTGGATTGCCGAGTGATATCATAGTCGAAGTAGATGGGATGAGCTTCCATCTCCACAAG TTTCCTTTGATGGCCAAGAGTGGGAGGCTTCAGCGGCTGATAACGGAGGCGGAAGAACACCCTAACAAAGCCGCAAGAAGAGGGCAGAGTAAGGGGGATGACGAAGAGGAGCcacaggaggaggagggaggaggaggaggagagatcaaagaagaagaagaggaagagggttaCCAACACATCTCGCTTGCCGACTTCCCAGGTAATTGCGAGGCGTTCGAGACGGCCGCTAAGTTCTGCTACGGCGTCAAGATCGACCTCAGCGCTTGGAACGTGGCGCCCCTGCGCTGCGTGGCGGAGTACCTCGAGATGACCGAGGAAGTCTGCGAGGAGAACCTGGTCGCCCGCACCGAGCGGTTCCTCGCCCAATCCGTCCTCCCCAGCATCAAGCAGTCCATCAAGACCCTCAAATCCTGCGAGGACGTGCTGCCCGTCGCCGATGACCTCGGGATCGCCCAGCGGTGTGTCGACGCCATCGCCGCCGGTGCGTCCGTCTCCGACCCGGCCTCCCTCTTCGGCTGGCCGATTAACGAGGGGCGCcgccgcggcggcggcggtggcggcagcagcagcgagcaGATTCTCTGGAACGGGATCGAGACCGGACTGCTCCGCAGGAGGAGCGGCGTCCGATCCTCTTCCTTCGCCGCTGCCGCTAGCGCCGGTTCTTGGCTCGAGGACCTCGCGATCTTAAGCCTCCCGATGTACAGGCGCGTGATCGCCGCCCTGAAGTCCCGCGACTTGAGCTCCGTCGCCATCGAGGGATCCCTCATCTCCTACGCCCAGCAGTCCATCCCGGGTCTCTTCCGTTCCCGGCGGAAGCACTCCTCCGCTCCCGTAGCGTCGGAGCCGGAGCAGCGGGAGCTCCTGGAGACGGTGATCGCGAACCTCCCGCCGGAAAAAAGCTCGGCAGCGCCGGCCGcatccgccgccgccaccaccaagTTCCTTTTCGGTCTCCTGCGGACTGCCCACATCCTCCACGCCTCCGAGGCCGCGCGCGCCGCCCTCGAGCGCAAGATCGCGTCGCAGCTGGAGCGAGCGACGCTGGACGACCTCCTGATCCCGAGCTACTCCTACCTCTCCGAGACGCTCTATGACGTGGACTGCGTGGAGCGGATCCTCGCCCATTACCTCGACGACCTGGAGGCGGAGCGAGCAGCGCTGGCCCCGGCGGAGGCGGAGGGGGAGGCGGAGGGTGGTGTGGAGGTGGAGAGGAGGCGCGCCGCTTCGCTGAAGCTGGTGGGGAAGTTAGTGGACGGGTACCTGGCGGAGATCGCGTCGGACGCGAATCTTAAGGTGGACAAGTTCTACGGCTTGGCGGTGGCGCTCCCGGACGACGCCCGTGTCTACCACGACGGCCTCTATAGAGCCGTCGACATCTATCTCAAG GCGCACCCGCGGAtgcgggaggaggagaaggagagagtttGCGGGGTGTTGGACTGCGGGAAGCTGACGCTCGAGGCATGCACCCACGCGGCGCAGAACGAGCGGCTGCCTCTGCGGGCGGTGGTGCAGGTGCTCTTCTTCGagcagctgcagctgcggcggGTGATAGCGGGGACACTGCTCGTGGCGGAGGGGGAGGCGGCAGTCCCGGCAGCGGCGGGCGGTGAGGGGGGCGGCGCGTGGCGGTCGGCCATGCGGGAGAACCAGGTGCTGCGGCTGGACATGGACAGCATGCGGAACCGGGTGCAGGAGCTGGAGCGCGAGTGCTCCAGCATGAAGAAGGCGTTGTCGAAGCTGGACGAGGGCGGCGAAGGCAGTGGGGCGGCGGAGGGGGACGAGGACGgcgggaggcggcggcggaggaggttcGGGTGCCGGTTCAGCACGCAGGTGTGCGACTCGCACGAGCGCAATGTGGTCGAGTCGAGGCGTCCCGGGCGCGAACTGAGCCGGTAG